From one Bacteroides fragilis NCTC 9343 genomic stretch:
- a CDS encoding UpxY family transcription antiterminator, which yields MNTNERPEMTEKQSCHWYLAFTASRAEQRVKQELDQRKVRNYLPLRKITYQWQGRSREALCPQIARCVLIWTSLSDIRQLSGISGLIIPQNIWDYRVPEWQVESYQLLFSQMDTAVEWIPDCLESATMVRVTGGPLTGLVGELDTSDTGFRIRIRFHSMGCFRVAVPEEWIEKF from the coding sequence ATGAATACAAACGAAAGGCCCGAAATGACAGAAAAACAGTCATGTCATTGGTATCTTGCTTTTACTGCTTCTCGGGCAGAGCAACGCGTGAAGCAAGAACTGGATCAGCGGAAAGTCCGAAACTATCTTCCACTACGTAAAATTACTTATCAATGGCAGGGACGTTCCAGGGAGGCATTATGTCCACAAATAGCTCGTTGCGTCCTTATTTGGACGTCATTGTCCGACATTCGGCAGTTATCCGGAATATCAGGATTGATTATTCCTCAAAACATCTGGGATTATCGTGTTCCGGAATGGCAGGTGGAAAGTTATCAACTATTGTTTTCTCAAATGGATACCGCTGTGGAATGGATACCCGATTGCTTGGAATCCGCCACAATGGTTCGTGTTACAGGAGGTCCTTTGACTGGGTTAGTGGGCGAACTGGATACTTCGGACACAGGGTTTCGGATAAGGATCCGTTTTCATTCTATGGGATGTTTTCGTGTTGCTGTACCTGAAGAATGGATTGAAAAATTTTAA
- the dnaK gene encoding molecular chaperone DnaK, whose translation MGKIIGIDLGTTNSCVSVFEGNEPVVIANSEGKRTTPSIVAFVDGGERKVGDPAKRQAITNPTRTIFSIKRFMGENWDQVQKEIARVPYKVVKGDNNTPRVDIDGRLYTPQEISAMILQKMKKTAEDYLGQEVTEAVITVPAYFSDSQRQATKEAGQIAGLEVKRIVNEPTAAALAYGLDKAHKDMKIAVFDLGGGTFDISILEFGGGVFEVLSTNGDTHLGGDDFDQVIIDWLVQEFKNDEGADLTQDPMAMQRLKEAAEKAKIELSSSTSTEINLPYIMPVGGVPKHLVKTLTRAKFESLAHNLIQACLEPCKKAMQDAGLSNSDIDEVILVGGSSRIPAVQKLVEDFFGKTPSKGVNPDEVVAVGAAVQGAVLTDEIKGVVLLDVTPLSMGIETLGGVMTKLIDANTTIPARKSETFSTAADNQTEVTIHVLQGERPMAAQNKSIGQFNLTGIAPARRGVPQIEVTFDIDANGILKVSAKDKATGKEQAIRIEASSGLSKEEIEKMKAEAEANAEADKKEREKIDKLNQADSLIFQTETQLKELGDKLPADKKAPIEAALQKLKDAHKAQDMTTIDSAMAELNTAFQAASAEMYAQSGAQGGAQAGPDMNAGQSNAGQNNGKQDDNVQDADFEEVK comes from the coding sequence ATGGGAAAAATTATTGGTATTGACTTAGGAACTACAAACTCTTGTGTTTCTGTATTTGAAGGAAACGAACCTGTAGTAATTGCAAATAGTGAAGGTAAACGTACGACTCCTTCTATTGTGGCATTTGTAGATGGCGGAGAACGTAAAGTCGGTGATCCTGCAAAACGTCAGGCTATCACGAACCCTACCCGTACAATTTTCTCTATCAAACGTTTCATGGGTGAGAATTGGGATCAGGTACAAAAAGAAATAGCACGCGTTCCTTATAAAGTAGTGAAAGGTGATAACAACACTCCACGTGTGGATATTGACGGACGCCTGTATACTCCACAGGAAATTTCAGCAATGATTCTGCAGAAGATGAAGAAAACAGCTGAGGATTATCTGGGACAAGAAGTAACAGAAGCTGTGATTACCGTTCCTGCATATTTCTCTGATTCGCAGCGTCAGGCAACTAAAGAAGCCGGACAGATTGCCGGTTTGGAAGTTAAACGTATTGTAAACGAACCGACAGCGGCTGCGTTGGCTTATGGTCTTGATAAGGCTCATAAAGATATGAAGATTGCCGTATTCGACTTAGGTGGAGGTACATTCGATATTTCTATCTTGGAGTTCGGTGGCGGCGTATTCGAGGTGCTTTCTACAAATGGTGACACCCATTTGGGTGGTGATGACTTTGACCAGGTTATTATCGATTGGCTGGTTCAGGAATTTAAGAACGATGAAGGTGCCGACCTGACTCAGGATCCGATGGCTATGCAGCGTTTGAAAGAAGCTGCTGAAAAAGCGAAGATTGAATTGTCTTCTTCTACAAGCACTGAAATCAACTTGCCGTATATTATGCCGGTAGGTGGTGTACCTAAGCACTTGGTTAAGACGCTGACTCGCGCTAAATTTGAATCTTTGGCTCACAACTTGATTCAGGCTTGTCTTGAACCCTGTAAGAAAGCAATGCAGGATGCAGGTTTGAGTAACTCGGATATTGATGAAGTAATCCTCGTAGGTGGTTCTTCTCGTATTCCGGCTGTACAGAAGCTGGTTGAAGATTTCTTTGGTAAAACTCCTTCAAAGGGGGTTAATCCGGATGAAGTTGTAGCTGTAGGTGCTGCTGTTCAGGGTGCTGTGCTGACTGATGAAATCAAAGGTGTGGTATTGTTGGATGTTACTCCGTTGTCAATGGGTATCGAAACACTGGGTGGTGTGATGACTAAATTGATTGACGCTAATACTACAATCCCTGCACGTAAGAGCGAAACATTCTCTACTGCTGCCGACAATCAGACAGAAGTTACCATTCACGTTCTGCAAGGTGAACGTCCGATGGCTGCACAAAATAAATCAATCGGTCAGTTCAATCTGACTGGAATTGCTCCGGCACGTCGTGGCGTTCCTCAAATTGAGGTAACTTTCGATATCGATGCCAACGGTATTCTGAAAGTATCTGCAAAGGATAAGGCTACTGGTAAAGAACAGGCTATCCGTATCGAGGCTTCCAGCGGTTTGAGCAAAGAGGAAATCGAAAAAATGAAGGCTGAAGCTGAGGCTAATGCAGAGGCTGATAAGAAAGAACGTGAGAAGATTGATAAACTGAATCAGGCTGACAGTTTGATCTTCCAGACTGAGACTCAGTTGAAGGAATTGGGTGATAAGTTACCGGCAGATAAGAAAGCTCCGATCGAGGCTGCTCTCCAGAAACTGAAAGATGCTCACAAGGCTCAGGATATGACAACTATCGATAGCGCTATGGCTGAACTGAATACTGCATTCCAGGCTGCAAGTGCCGAAATGTACGCTCAGAGCGGTGCACAAGGTGGTGCACAGGCCGGTCCGGATATGAACGCAGGTCAGTCAAATGCCGGACAAAATAATGGCAAACAAGACGATAATGTTCAGGATGCTGACTTTGAAGAAGTGAAGTAA
- a CDS encoding SLBB domain-containing protein — MGKKVLVFLLLLSFIGWTKAQQEELQNGTEQSKQLQVFGRNIFASRNLSFEPNLNIPTPENYRLGPGDEVIIDVWGTSENTVRETISPEGNIMVENIGPIYLSGMNMEEAERYLRHEFSKIYAAISGESAHIKVTLGKIRSIMVNVMGEVEVPGTYRLSAFASVFHALYRAGGVNRIGSLRTIQVVRSGMKVADVDVYEYIMKGKLTDDIRLSEGDVVLVSPYENLVGISGKVKRPMIYEMKHGESLATLIGYTGGFTGDAYRNTVRLVRRSGREKQIYNVDQQDYDNFILTDNDEVSVEAVLGRFSNKVEIHGAVYRAGMYQLDSVTGTIKRLIQQAEGLRGDAFLNRALLRREREDLSHEMIPVDLKKLMAGTAPDLPLQKNDVLYISSIKELEKEGVLFIYGDVAKPGYFPFARNMSVQDLILKAGGLLESASTVRIDVSRRIKDPKSVSSSTVIGKSFTVELKNGLLIGESNTLKLEPYDMVFVRRSPGYQKQANVTVNGEVTFTGNYALTKKNERLSDLIAKAGGLSKSAYAKGARLMRRMTADEIRQKQDAVRFATKGTGKDSVSLSSLEVDQTYSVGIELEKALAKPKSDEDLVLREGDVLFVPKYVSTVTVNGAVMYPNTVLYQKGSGIDYYIGQAGGFENRALKRRAYVVYMNGTVSRLRRNTANAIEPGCEIIVPSKGERKKMTTAGAVGMSSSIASIAAMVASMVSLTK, encoded by the coding sequence ATGGGCAAGAAAGTATTAGTCTTTTTACTGTTGCTATCATTTATCGGATGGACAAAGGCTCAACAGGAAGAGTTACAAAATGGTACGGAGCAGAGTAAACAACTCCAGGTTTTTGGACGCAATATATTTGCCAGCCGGAATTTGTCATTTGAGCCAAATTTAAATATTCCTACTCCGGAAAATTATAGGTTGGGGCCGGGGGATGAAGTGATTATTGATGTATGGGGAACTTCGGAAAATACGGTACGAGAGACTATTTCTCCGGAAGGTAATATCATGGTGGAGAATATCGGTCCTATCTACCTGAGTGGTATGAATATGGAGGAGGCTGAACGATATTTGCGGCATGAATTTAGTAAGATTTATGCAGCTATCTCCGGAGAATCGGCACATATCAAGGTGACGTTAGGAAAAATACGTTCCATTATGGTCAATGTGATGGGAGAGGTCGAAGTTCCCGGTACGTATCGGTTATCGGCTTTTGCATCGGTGTTTCATGCTTTGTATCGTGCCGGAGGAGTTAATCGTATAGGCAGTTTACGAACCATTCAAGTCGTACGAAGTGGTATGAAAGTAGCTGATGTGGATGTGTATGAGTATATTATGAAAGGAAAACTTACAGATGATATACGTTTGTCGGAAGGAGATGTGGTTTTGGTATCCCCTTATGAAAATTTGGTTGGTATATCGGGAAAGGTGAAGAGACCGATGATCTATGAAATGAAACATGGAGAAAGTTTAGCTACTTTGATTGGTTATACGGGTGGATTTACCGGAGATGCTTATCGGAATACGGTTCGTCTGGTGCGTCGTAGCGGAAGGGAGAAGCAAATATATAATGTGGACCAACAGGATTACGATAACTTTATTCTGACTGATAACGATGAAGTGTCCGTTGAGGCGGTATTGGGACGTTTTTCAAATAAAGTAGAAATTCATGGAGCGGTTTATCGTGCAGGCATGTATCAGTTGGATAGTGTGACGGGGACTATAAAGCGGCTGATACAACAGGCGGAAGGTCTTCGTGGAGATGCTTTTCTTAATAGAGCCTTGTTGAGGCGGGAGCGTGAAGATCTGTCTCATGAAATGATTCCTGTTGATCTGAAAAAACTTATGGCAGGAACTGCACCCGATTTACCTCTGCAAAAGAATGATGTACTCTATATCTCAAGTATAAAGGAATTGGAAAAAGAAGGAGTTCTCTTCATTTATGGTGACGTGGCAAAACCGGGTTATTTTCCCTTTGCGCGGAATATGAGTGTTCAGGACTTGATTTTAAAAGCTGGCGGATTATTGGAATCGGCTTCGACTGTTCGTATCGATGTGTCACGACGAATTAAAGATCCTAAAAGTGTTTCTTCTTCTACTGTGATAGGGAAAAGCTTTACAGTAGAATTGAAAAATGGACTGTTGATAGGAGAGAGCAATACACTGAAATTGGAACCTTATGATATGGTGTTTGTACGTAGAAGTCCAGGGTATCAAAAGCAGGCAAATGTGACGGTCAATGGGGAAGTTACATTTACAGGAAACTATGCGCTGACTAAAAAGAATGAACGGCTGAGTGACTTGATAGCAAAAGCCGGAGGGTTATCGAAGAGCGCCTATGCGAAAGGTGCGCGTCTGATGCGCAGGATGACAGCGGATGAAATCCGGCAAAAGCAAGATGCAGTTCGGTTTGCAACAAAGGGAACCGGAAAAGATTCGGTCTCTTTATCTTCTTTGGAAGTGGATCAGACTTACTCTGTCGGTATTGAACTTGAAAAAGCTCTGGCAAAGCCGAAATCGGATGAAGATCTGGTATTACGGGAGGGCGACGTACTTTTTGTTCCTAAATATGTCAGTACCGTGACTGTTAACGGTGCTGTGATGTACCCCAATACTGTGCTTTATCAGAAAGGAAGTGGAATTGATTATTATATAGGACAAGCCGGTGGTTTTGAAAACCGGGCCTTGAAACGGCGTGCTTATGTTGTATATATGAATGGTACAGTCTCCCGATTGAGAAGAAATACGGCAAATGCCATTGAACCCGGGTGTGAAATAATTGTGCCCAGCAAAGGAGAACGGAAGAAAATGACTACAGCAGGAGCTGTTGGCATGAGTAGCTCCATTGCTTCTATAGCTGCGATGGTTGCTTCGATGGTGAGTTTAACAAAATAA